One genomic window of Microbacterium sp. BH-3-3-3 includes the following:
- a CDS encoding acyl-CoA dehydrogenase, with product MTDDGDHPPFPLLVPEDSTDLDDVRSALRGADAVDDLGTDLAATLAWVVAVPRPRSLAASWELLASVAARDIAAARVLEPHLDALGILDEAAAAGIALDLDASGSWGVFAAEGPGARLEARQDDGTWTLHGTKPWCSLAADLDHALVTAWVDDERRQLFALDLRDSAVTARPGPWHARGLDRVVSAPIDVDAAVAVPVGEPGWYLRRPGFAHGGVGVAACWWGGAMPLRTALAAAARGERADQLARAHLGRADVALWAARAVLVETATVFGAGGSASEGLRAARARAVVADAVEVTLTEAAHALGPSPLVADERHARRVADLQVYVRQHHAERDLARIGGDVATEGGRW from the coding sequence GTGACCGACGACGGCGACCATCCCCCCTTCCCCCTGCTGGTTCCCGAGGACTCCACCGACCTCGACGACGTGCGCTCCGCGCTGCGGGGCGCGGATGCCGTGGACGACCTCGGCACCGACCTCGCCGCAACGCTCGCCTGGGTCGTCGCCGTGCCGCGGCCGCGGTCGCTCGCCGCGTCGTGGGAGCTGCTCGCCTCGGTCGCCGCGCGCGACATCGCCGCGGCGCGCGTGCTGGAGCCGCACCTCGATGCGCTCGGCATCCTCGACGAAGCGGCCGCGGCCGGCATCGCCCTCGATCTCGACGCGAGCGGCTCGTGGGGCGTGTTCGCCGCCGAAGGGCCGGGGGCCCGGCTCGAGGCGCGGCAGGATGACGGTACCTGGACGCTGCACGGGACCAAGCCCTGGTGCTCGCTCGCCGCCGACCTCGACCACGCGCTCGTCACGGCCTGGGTCGACGACGAACGTCGCCAGCTGTTCGCCCTCGACCTGCGCGACTCGGCCGTGACCGCGCGACCGGGACCCTGGCACGCGCGCGGGCTCGACCGGGTGGTCAGCGCCCCGATCGACGTCGACGCCGCGGTCGCCGTGCCGGTAGGGGAGCCCGGGTGGTACCTGCGTCGCCCCGGCTTCGCGCACGGCGGCGTCGGGGTCGCCGCCTGCTGGTGGGGTGGGGCGATGCCGCTGCGCACGGCGCTCGCCGCGGCCGCCCGCGGCGAGCGTGCCGATCAGCTCGCCCGCGCGCACCTCGGCCGGGCCGACGTGGCCCTGTGGGCGGCGCGCGCCGTGCTGGTGGAGACGGCGACGGTCTTCGGCGCGGGGGGCTCGGCATCCGAGGGTCTGCGGGCCGCCCGCGCGCGAGCCGTGGTCGCCGACGCGGTCGAGGTGACCCTCACCGAGGCCGCGCACGCGCTGGGCCCGTCGCCGCTCGTCGCCGACGAGAGACACGCGCGGCGCGTCGCCGACCTGCAGGTCTACGTGCGTCAACACCACGCCGAGCGCGACCTCGCCCGGATCGGCGGCGACGTGGCGACGGAGGGCGGGCGATGGTGA